The following are encoded in a window of Paramormyrops kingsleyae isolate MSU_618 chromosome 12, PKINGS_0.4, whole genome shotgun sequence genomic DNA:
- the LOC111850999 gene encoding uncharacterized protein isoform X1 has product MTILRAVSLVLHVLALSVHGDASSPGFSLPPCNVTLQTLDLGSFLHWECPPMPPNTTFTVETRTQGKPRWKKVTQCTAVTSRSCDLSQAFTKLALYNFIQLCRTTPGEHPAWTWQGKVDLMVFSAPSLTLSLNGSWLRVELWFPTSLSKSLCPDKMTCSVATVMKPTTDIMVYEVHQPCGHQPLEFSGAPATSSSTCDHLLHLPPWQTHNLQVMEEPVSFEFENLKEGWSYCAVANFTGSATAAPSCISLPPRVTVLKPLLLTLGACGILFISAAILFLFRRYWPSTESPLPRPLGSLQDFSSRELAMSPEDCAGDHLSILSLSVSNSSPALPAAADTLRDDFSIPCGYYDNPLCPDSMGEEFWEDWEASGGVPLPDHEAAGPCGSPMGPLAPCDGMRQLPLGSGGPWDIPLCSVRLAPPEAEALQDWIHLSGPTGIKEAAPLAERTELGQTEPAVDFCFSDD; this is encoded by the exons ATGACGATCCTCCGAGCCGTGTCACTTGTCCTGCACGTCCTCGCCCTGAGTGTCCATGGGGACGCCTCTTCGCCAG GTTTCTCCCTACCCCCGTGTAATGTGACGCTCCAAACTCTGGATCTGGGCAGCTTCCTGCACTGGGAATGCCCCCCGATGCCCCCCAACACCACTTTCACGGTCGAGACCCGCACGCAGGG AAAGCCCAGGTGGAAGAAGGTGACGCAGTGCACTGCTGTGACCTCCCGTAGCTGTGACCTCTCACAGGCCTTCACCAAATTAGCCCTGTACAACTTCATCCAGCTGTGTAGGACGACGCCTGGAGAGCATCCAGCCTGGACGTGGCAGGGCAAGGTTGATCTGA TGGTCTTCAGCGCCCCCTCCCTTACCCTGTCTCTCAATGGAAGCTGGCTGAGAGTAGAGCTGTGGTTCCCCACCTCTCTCAGCAAGTCCCTCTGCCCAGACAAAATGACCTGCTCTGTTGCTACGGTGATGAAGCCCACAACCGACATTATGGTATATGAGGTGCACCAACCCTGCGGACACCAG CCTCTGGAGTTCTCTGGTGCTCCAGcgacctcctcctccacctgtgATCACCTCCTCCATCTGCCCCCATGGCAGACACACAACCTGCAGGTCATGGAGGAGCCGGTGAGCTTTGAATTCGAGAATCTGAAGGAGGGATGGAGCTACTGTGCGGTGGCCAACTTCACGGGCAGCGCCACGGCTGCCCCTAGCTGCATCTCCCTGCCCCCCCGGGTCACAG TGCTGAAGCCCCTGCTGCTGACTCTGGGGGCTTGCGGTATACTCTTCATCTCTGCAGccatcctcttcctcttcagAAGATACTGGCCGTCGACTGAGTCCCCTCTCCCCAGACCTCTG GGCTCTCTGCAGGACTTCTCCTCCCGGGAGCTGGCCATGTCACCGGAGGACTGTGCTGGAGACCACCTGTCTATCTTGTCCCTGTCGGTGTCCAACTCCAGCCCCGCCTTGCCCGCGGCAGCAGACACCCTGCGGGATGACTTCAGCATTCCATGTGGTTACTATGACAACCCGCTTTGTCCAGACTCCATGGGTGAGGAGTTTTGGGAAGACTGGGAGGCAAGCGGCGGCGTTCCCTTGCCGGACCATGAGGCGGCGGGGCCGTGTGGATCCCCTATGGGCCCTTTGGCACCCTGTGACGGAATGCGGCAACTCCCTTTAGGGAGCGGGGGCCCCTGGGACATCCCTCTCTGCTCGGTGAGGCTGGCCCCCCCCGAAGCGGaggctctccaggactggatcCACCTTTCTGGTCCAACTGGGATAAAGGAAGCTGCCCCCCTGGCAGAGCGCACAGAACTGGGCCAGACGGAACCTGCAGTTGACTTTTGTTTTTCTGATGATTGA
- the LOC111850999 gene encoding uncharacterized protein isoform X2, whose protein sequence is MSFLHWECPPMPPNTTFTVETRTQGKPRWKKVTQCTAVTSRSCDLSQAFTKLALYNFIQLCRTTPGEHPAWTWQGKVDLMVFSAPSLTLSLNGSWLRVELWFPTSLSKSLCPDKMTCSVATVMKPTTDIMVYEVHQPCGHQPLEFSGAPATSSSTCDHLLHLPPWQTHNLQVMEEPVSFEFENLKEGWSYCAVANFTGSATAAPSCISLPPRVTVLKPLLLTLGACGILFISAAILFLFRRYWPSTESPLPRPLGSLQDFSSRELAMSPEDCAGDHLSILSLSVSNSSPALPAAADTLRDDFSIPCGYYDNPLCPDSMGEEFWEDWEASGGVPLPDHEAAGPCGSPMGPLAPCDGMRQLPLGSGGPWDIPLCSVRLAPPEAEALQDWIHLSGPTGIKEAAPLAERTELGQTEPAVDFCFSDD, encoded by the exons ATGAG CTTCCTGCACTGGGAATGCCCCCCGATGCCCCCCAACACCACTTTCACGGTCGAGACCCGCACGCAGGG AAAGCCCAGGTGGAAGAAGGTGACGCAGTGCACTGCTGTGACCTCCCGTAGCTGTGACCTCTCACAGGCCTTCACCAAATTAGCCCTGTACAACTTCATCCAGCTGTGTAGGACGACGCCTGGAGAGCATCCAGCCTGGACGTGGCAGGGCAAGGTTGATCTGA TGGTCTTCAGCGCCCCCTCCCTTACCCTGTCTCTCAATGGAAGCTGGCTGAGAGTAGAGCTGTGGTTCCCCACCTCTCTCAGCAAGTCCCTCTGCCCAGACAAAATGACCTGCTCTGTTGCTACGGTGATGAAGCCCACAACCGACATTATGGTATATGAGGTGCACCAACCCTGCGGACACCAG CCTCTGGAGTTCTCTGGTGCTCCAGcgacctcctcctccacctgtgATCACCTCCTCCATCTGCCCCCATGGCAGACACACAACCTGCAGGTCATGGAGGAGCCGGTGAGCTTTGAATTCGAGAATCTGAAGGAGGGATGGAGCTACTGTGCGGTGGCCAACTTCACGGGCAGCGCCACGGCTGCCCCTAGCTGCATCTCCCTGCCCCCCCGGGTCACAG TGCTGAAGCCCCTGCTGCTGACTCTGGGGGCTTGCGGTATACTCTTCATCTCTGCAGccatcctcttcctcttcagAAGATACTGGCCGTCGACTGAGTCCCCTCTCCCCAGACCTCTG GGCTCTCTGCAGGACTTCTCCTCCCGGGAGCTGGCCATGTCACCGGAGGACTGTGCTGGAGACCACCTGTCTATCTTGTCCCTGTCGGTGTCCAACTCCAGCCCCGCCTTGCCCGCGGCAGCAGACACCCTGCGGGATGACTTCAGCATTCCATGTGGTTACTATGACAACCCGCTTTGTCCAGACTCCATGGGTGAGGAGTTTTGGGAAGACTGGGAGGCAAGCGGCGGCGTTCCCTTGCCGGACCATGAGGCGGCGGGGCCGTGTGGATCCCCTATGGGCCCTTTGGCACCCTGTGACGGAATGCGGCAACTCCCTTTAGGGAGCGGGGGCCCCTGGGACATCCCTCTCTGCTCGGTGAGGCTGGCCCCCCCCGAAGCGGaggctctccaggactggatcCACCTTTCTGGTCCAACTGGGATAAAGGAAGCTGCCCCCCTGGCAGAGCGCACAGAACTGGGCCAGACGGAACCTGCAGTTGACTTTTGTTTTTCTGATGATTGA